Proteins found in one Streptococcus mitis genomic segment:
- a CDS encoding ATP-binding cassette domain-containing protein: MLQLTHVTLKTRQVILQDVDFTFEKGRIYGILAINGSGKTTLFRAISNLIPISSGNIAAPPSLFYYESVEWLDGNLSGMDYLRLIKNIWKSGLNLGDEIAYWEMSDYVRLPIRKYSLGMKQRLVIAMYFLSQAKCWLMDEITNGLDEYYRQKFFDRLAQIDRQEQLVLLSSHYKEELLDVCDRVVTIHRGKIEEV, from the coding sequence ATGTTGCAGCTTACTCATGTGACCTTAAAAACGCGACAAGTCATCTTACAAGATGTTGATTTTACATTTGAAAAGGGTAGGATTTATGGTATTCTTGCTATAAATGGCTCTGGAAAGACGACACTATTCCGCGCCATTAGCAATTTAATTCCTATAAGTAGCGGAAATATTGCAGCCCCTCCTTCTTTATTTTATTATGAAAGCGTTGAATGGCTGGATGGAAACTTAAGTGGGATGGACTACCTTCGTCTTATCAAAAACATCTGGAAGTCAGGTCTGAACTTGGGGGATGAAATTGCCTATTGGGAAATGTCGGACTATGTCAGACTTCCCATTCGCAAGTATTCCTTAGGCATGAAGCAACGCTTGGTGATTGCCATGTATTTCCTGAGTCAGGCGAAATGCTGGCTTATGGATGAGATTACAAATGGCTTAGATGAGTATTATCGACAGAAGTTTTTTGATAGGCTAGCACAAATCGATAGACAAGAACAGCTGGTTCTTTTAAGTTCCCACTATAAGGAAGAGTTGCTTGATGTCTGCGATAGAGTAGTAACCATTCATCGGGGAAAGATAGAAGAGGTTTAG
- a CDS encoding membrane protein, with the protein MKDVGLFLLKKVFKSRLNWIILALFVSTLGISFYFNSRTANSVSLERELETSLVDRERVINGYEEKLSQISDTNSEEYQIAKINLESQQNLLTQKKEILALLKEGRWKEAYYLQWQSLDKSYEILSKEPNSSSDLKMAVDRERKTYQTIYPLNIKAHNLYYPTHGIDQIVWILEAIIPTLFVIAIIFMLTQLFVERYQNHLDTAQLYPFSKVAFAMSSLGVGVSYVTVLFIGICGFSFLVGSLISGFGQLDYPYPIYSLVNQEVTIGKIQDVLFPGLLLAFLAFVIIVEVVYLIAYFFKQKMPVLFLSLIGIVGLLFGIQTIQPLQKIAHLIPFTYLRSVEILSGRLPKQIDNVNLNWDMGLVLLPCLIILLLVGILFIERWGSSHKKEFFNRS; encoded by the coding sequence ATGAAAGATGTTGGTCTATTTTTATTAAAAAAAGTTTTCAAAAGTCGCTTAAATTGGATTATCTTAGCTTTATTTGTTTCAACTCTTGGTATTAGCTTTTATTTCAATAGTCGGACTGCAAACTCCGTCAGCTTGGAGAGAGAGTTGGAAACTAGTCTGGTAGACCGTGAGAGAGTCATCAATGGATATGAAGAGAAACTCTCCCAAATATCTGACACCAACTCGGAGGAATACCAGATTGCTAAAATTAATTTAGAATCGCAACAAAATCTTTTGACTCAAAAGAAAGAAATTCTGGCTTTGTTAAAAGAAGGACGCTGGAAAGAAGCCTACTATTTGCAGTGGCAATCTTTGGATAAGAGTTATGAAATTTTATCAAAGGAACCGAATTCTAGCTCTGACTTAAAAATGGCGGTTGACCGCGAACGAAAGACTTACCAAACCATATATCCCTTGAACATAAAAGCCCACAATTTATATTATCCGACCCACGGGATTGATCAGATTGTTTGGATTTTAGAGGCTATCATCCCAACCTTGTTTGTGATTGCGATTATTTTTATGCTGACACAACTTTTTGTAGAAAGATATCAAAATCATCTGGACACAGCTCAGTTATATCCTTTTTCAAAAGTGGCATTTGCCATGTCTTCTCTTGGAGTTGGGGTGAGCTATGTAACTGTGCTGTTTATTGGAATCTGTGGTTTTTCTTTCCTAGTGGGAAGTCTGATAAGTGGTTTTGGACAGTTAGATTATCCCTACCCGATTTATAGCTTAGTGAATCAAGAGGTAACTATTGGAAAAATACAAGATGTGTTATTTCCTGGCTTGTTACTAGCTTTCTTAGCTTTTGTCATCATTGTGGAAGTAGTGTACTTGATTGCTTACTTTTTCAAGCAAAAAATGCCTGTCCTCTTTCTTTCACTTATTGGGATTGTTGGCTTATTGTTTGGTATTCAAACAATTCAGCCTCTTCAAAAGATTGCACATCTGATTCCCTTTACTTACTTGCGTTCAGTGGAGATTTTATCTGGAAGATTACCTAAGCAAATTGATAACGTCAATCTAAATTGGGACATGGGGCTAGTTTTACTTCCTTGCCTGATTATCCTTTTGTTAGTGGGGATTCTATTTATCGAAAGATGGGGAAGTTCACATAAAAAAGAATTTTTTAATAGATCCTAG
- the infC gene encoding translation initiation factor IF-3, which produces MKTIAKQDLFINDEIRVREVRLIGLEGEQLGIKPLSEAQALADNANVDLVLIQPQAKPPVAKIMDYGKFKFEYQKKQKEQRKKQSVVTVKEVRLSPTIDKGDFDTKLRNARKFLEKGNKVKVSIRFKGRMITHKEIGAKVLAEFAEATQDIAIIEQRAKMDGRQMFMQLAPATDKK; this is translated from the coding sequence GTGAAAACCATAGCAAAGCAAGACTTATTCATCAATGATGAGATTCGTGTACGTGAAGTTCGCTTGATTGGTCTTGAAGGAGAACAGCTAGGCATCAAGCCACTCAGTGAAGCGCAAGCTTTGGCTGATAACGCTAATGTTGACCTAGTATTGATTCAACCCCAAGCCAAACCGCCTGTTGCAAAAATTATGGACTACGGTAAGTTCAAGTTTGAGTATCAGAAGAAGCAAAAAGAACAACGTAAAAAACAAAGTGTTGTTACTGTGAAAGAAGTTCGTCTAAGTCCAACTATTGACAAGGGTGACTTTGATACAAAACTTCGCAATGCACGCAAATTCCTTGAAAAAGGAAATAAAGTTAAGGTATCTATTCGCTTTAAGGGTCGTATGATTACCCATAAAGAGATTGGTGCAAAAGTTTTAGCCGAGTTTGCTGAAGCAACTCAAGATATTGCCATCATCGAACAACGTGCTAAAATGGATGGACGTCAAATGTTCATGCAATTGGCGCCAGCGACTGACAAAAAATAA
- the rpmI gene encoding 50S ribosomal protein L35: protein MPKQKTHRASAKRFKRTGSGGLKRFRAYTSHRFHGKTKKQRRHLRKASMVHSGDYKRIKAMLTRLK from the coding sequence ATGCCAAAACAAAAAACACACCGCGCATCAGCTAAACGTTTCAAACGTACAGGTTCTGGTGGACTTAAACGTTTCCGTGCTTACACTTCTCACCGTTTCCACGGAAAAACTAAGAAACAACGTCGTCATCTTCGTAAAGCATCTATGGTGCATTCAGGAGATTACAAACGTATCAAAGCAATGCTTACTCGCTTGAAATAA
- the rplT gene encoding 50S ribosomal protein L20 → MARVKGGVVSRKRRKRILKLAKGYYGAKHILFRTAKEQVMNSYYYAYRDRRQKKRDFRKLWITRINAAARMNGLSYSQLMHGLKLAEIEVNRKMLADLAVNDAAAFTALADAAKAKLGK, encoded by the coding sequence ATGGCACGTGTTAAAGGTGGCGTTGTATCACGCAAACGTCGTAAACGTATTCTTAAATTAGCAAAAGGTTACTATGGAGCTAAACACATCTTGTTCCGTACTGCAAAAGAACAAGTAATGAACTCTTACTACTATGCATACCGTGACCGTCGTCAGAAAAAACGTGACTTCCGCAAACTGTGGATCACTCGTATCAACGCGGCAGCTCGTATGAACGGACTTTCATACTCACAATTGATGCATGGTTTGAAATTGGCTGAGATCGAAGTTAACCGTAAAATGCTTGCTGACTTGGCTGTTAACGATGCAGCAGCTTTCACAGCTCTTGCAGATGCAGCTAAAGCAAAACTTGGTAAATAA
- a CDS encoding VOC family protein — protein sequence MASKMLHTCLRVENLEKSIAFYQDAFGFKELRRRDFPDHAFTIVYLGLEGDDYELELTYNYDHGPYVVGDGFAHIALSTPDLEALHQEHSAKGYEVTEPNGLPGTAPNYYFVKDPDGYKVEVIREK from the coding sequence ATGGCTTCAAAAATGCTACATACTTGCTTGCGAGTAGAAAATCTTGAAAAATCAATTGCATTTTATCAAGATGCTTTTGGATTTAAAGAATTGCGTCGCAGAGATTTTCCAGACCATGCCTTCACGATTGTCTATCTAGGTCTTGAGGGTGATGACTATGAGTTGGAGTTGACTTATAACTACGATCACGGTCCGTATGTGGTTGGAGATGGCTTTGCCCATATCGCCCTCAGTACACCTGATCTTGAGGCACTTCATCAAGAGCATAGTGCAAAAGGATATGAAGTGACTGAGCCAAATGGTCTACCAGGAACTGCACCTAACTATTACTTTGTCAAAGACCCTGATGGCTACAAGGTTGAAGTCATTCGTGAAAAATAA
- a CDS encoding dihydroorotate dehydrogenase electron transfer subunit, with protein MNPTCKKRLGAIRLETMKVVAQEEIAPAIFELVLEGEMVEAMRAGQFLHLRVPDDAHLLRRPISISSIDKARKQCHLIYRIEGAGTAIFSTLSQGDTLDVMGPQGNGFDLSDLDEQCQVLLVGGGIGVPPLLEVAKELHARGVKVETVLGFANKDAVILEKELAQYGQVFVTTDDGSYGIKGNVSVVINDLDSQFDAVYSCGAPGMMKYINQTFYNHPRAYLSLESRMACGMGACYACVLKVPESETVSQRVCEDGPVFRTGTVVL; from the coding sequence ATGAATCCCACATGTAAGAAACGTTTGGGTGCTATTCGATTGGAAACCATGAAGGTGGTTGCACAGGAGGAAATCGCGCCAGCAATCTTTGAATTAGTTCTAGAAGGAGAAATGGTTGAAGCCATGCGGGCAGGCCAATTTCTTCATCTGCGTGTGCCTGATGATGCCCATCTCTTGCGCCGCCCTATTTCAATTTCGTCTATTGACAAGGCTAGGAAGCAGTGTCACCTCATTTATCGGATTGAGGGGGCTGGGACCGCTATTTTCTCAACCTTAAGTCAGGGAGATACTCTTGATGTGATGGGACCTCAGGGAAATGGTTTTGACTTGTCTGACCTAGATGAGCAGTGCCAGGTTCTCCTTGTTGGAGGGGGGATTGGTGTACCTCCCTTGCTTGAAGTGGCCAAGGAATTGCATGCGCGTGGCGTGAAAGTGGAGACTGTTCTTGGTTTTGCTAATAAGGATGCTGTTATCCTCGAAAAGGAATTGGCCCAATATGGTCAGGTCTTTGTAACGACAGATGATGGTTCTTATGGTATCAAGGGAAATGTTTCTGTTGTCATCAATGATTTAGACAGTCAATTTGATGCTGTTTACTCATGTGGGGCGCCTGGAATGATGAAGTATATCAACCAAACCTTCTATAACCATCCAAGAGCTTATCTATCTTTGGAATCTCGTATGGCTTGTGGGATGGGGGCTTGCTATGCCTGCGTCCTAAAAGTGCCAGAAAGCGAGACGGTCAGCCAACGGGTCTGTGAAGATGGCCCTGTTTTCCGAACAGGAACAGTTGTATTATAA
- a CDS encoding dihydroorotate dehydrogenase, translated as MALFSEQEQLYYKEKIMTTNRLQVSLPGLDLKNPIIPASGCFGFGQEYAKYYDLDLLGSIMIKATTLEPRFGNPTPRVAETPAGMLNAIGLQNPGLEVVLDEKLPWLEREYPNLPIIANVAGFSKQEYAAVSHGISKATNVKAIELNISCPNVDHCNHGLLIGQDPDLAYDVVKAAVEASDVPVYVKLTPSVTDIVTVAKAAEDAGASGLTMINTLVGMRFDLKTRKPILANGTGGMSGPAVFPVALKLIRQVAQTTDLPIIGMGGVDSAEAALEMYLAGASAIGVGTANFTNPYACPDIIENLPKVMDKYGISSLENLRKEVKESLR; from the coding sequence ATGGCCCTGTTTTCCGAACAGGAACAGTTGTATTATAAGGAGAAAATTATGACTACAAATCGTTTACAAGTTTCTCTACCTGGTTTGGATTTGAAAAATCCGATTATTCCAGCATCAGGCTGTTTTGGTTTTGGTCAAGAGTATGCCAAGTACTATGATTTAGACCTTTTAGGTTCTATTATGATCAAGGCGACAACCCTTGAACCACGCTTTGGTAATCCAACTCCAAGGGTGGCAGAGACGCCTGCTGGTATGCTCAATGCAATCGGTTTGCAAAATCCTGGTTTGGAAGTTGTTTTGGATGAAAAGCTACCTTGGTTGGAAAGAGAATATCCAAATCTTCCTATTATTGCCAATGTAGCTGGTTTTTCAAAACAAGAGTATGCGGCTGTTTCTCATGGGATTTCCAAGGCAACTAATGTGAAGGCTATTGAGCTCAATATTTCTTGTCCCAACGTAGATCACTGTAATCATGGACTCTTGATTGGTCAAGATCCAGATTTAGCTTATGATGTGGTGAAAGCAGCTGTGGAAGCCTCTGATGTACCAGTTTATGTCAAACTAACTCCTAGTGTGACCGATATCGTTACTGTCGCAAAGGCAGCAGAGGATGCAGGAGCAAGTGGCTTGACTATGATTAATACTCTGGTTGGAATGCGTTTTGACCTCAAAACCAGAAAACCAATCTTGGCCAATGGAACAGGTGGAATGTCTGGTCCAGCAGTCTTTCCAGTAGCCCTCAAACTTATCCGCCAAGTCGCCCAAACAACAGACCTGCCTATCATTGGAATGGGAGGAGTGGATTCGGCAGAAGCTGCCCTAGAAATGTATCTGGCTGGAGCCTCTGCCATCGGAGTTGGAACAGCCAACTTTACCAATCCATATGCCTGTCCTGATATCATTGAAAATCTGCCAAAAGTCATGGACAAATACGGCATTAGCAGTCTAGAAAATCTCCGCAAGGAAGTAAAAGAGTCTCTGAGGTAA
- a CDS encoding glucosaminidase domain-containing protein, whose protein sequence is MKKLRFIFLALLFFLARPEGALASDGTWQGKQYLKADGSQAANEWVFDAHYQSWFYIKEDANYAENEWLKQGDDYFYLKSGGYMAKSEWIEDKGVLYYLDQDGKMKRNAWLGASYVGATGAKVIEDWVYDSQYDAWFYIKADGQHAEKEWLQIKGKDYYFKSDGYLLTSQWIEQAYVNASGAKVQQGWLFDKQYQSWFYIKENGNHADKEWIFENGHYYYLKSGGYMAANEWILDKESWFYLKSDGKMAEKEWIYDSKNQAWYYFKSGGYMAKNETIDGHQLGNDGKWHKESKTSSDYYQVLPVTANIYNADGEKLSYISQGSVVWLDMDRKSDDKRLAITVSGLSGYMKTEDLQALDASKDFIPYYESDGHRFYHYVAQNASIPVASHLSDMEVGKKYYSADGLHFDGFKLENPFLFKDLTEATNYSAEDLDKVFSLLNINNSLLENKGATFKEAEEHYHINALYLLAHSALESDWGRSKIAKDKNNFFGITAYDTTPYLSAKTFDDVDKGILGATKWIKENYIDRGRTFLGNKASGMNVEYASDPYWGEKIASVMMKINEKLGGKD, encoded by the coding sequence ATGAAGAAATTGAGATTTATTTTTTTAGCCCTGCTATTTTTCTTAGCCAGACCAGAAGGAGCACTGGCCAGCGATGGTACTTGGCAAGGAAAACAATACCTAAAAGCAGATGGGAGTCAAGCAGCCAATGAGTGGGTTTTTGATGCTCACTATCAATCTTGGTTTTATATAAAAGAAGATGCCAACTATGCTGAAAATGAATGGCTAAAGCAAGGTGACGACTATTTTTACCTCAAATCTGGTGGCTATATGGCCAAGTCAGAATGGATAGAAGACAAGGGAGTCCTCTATTATCTTGATCAAGATGGAAAGATGAAAAGAAATGCTTGGCTAGGAGCTTCCTATGTCGGTGCTACAGGTGCCAAGGTAATAGAAGACTGGGTCTATGATTCTCAATATGATGCTTGGTTTTATATCAAAGCAGATGGACAACACGCAGAGAAAGAATGGCTCCAAATCAAAGGTAAGGACTATTATTTCAAATCTGATGGTTATTTACTGACAAGTCAGTGGATTGAGCAAGCTTATGTGAATGCTAGTGGTGCCAAAGTACAGCAAGGTTGGCTTTTTGACAAACAATACCAATCTTGGTTTTATATCAAAGAAAATGGAAATCATGCTGATAAAGAATGGATTTTCGAAAATGGTCACTATTATTATCTAAAATCCGGTGGCTATATGGCAGCCAATGAATGGATTTTGGATAAGGAGTCATGGTTTTATCTAAAATCTGATGGCAAAATGGCTGAGAAAGAATGGATATACGATTCTAAAAATCAAGCCTGGTACTACTTCAAATCCGGTGGCTACATGGCAAAAAATGAGACTATTGATGGTCATCAGCTAGGAAACGATGGAAAGTGGCATAAGGAGTCCAAGACTAGCTCTGATTATTATCAGGTCCTTCCTGTCACAGCAAATATTTATAATGCAGATGGTGAAAAGCTCTCCTATATATCGCAAGGCAGTGTCGTCTGGCTTGATATGGACAGAAAGAGTGATGACAAGCGCCTGGCTATTACTGTTTCTGGTTTGTCAGGCTATATGAAAACAGAAGACTTACAAGCACTAGATGCTAGTAAGGATTTTATCCCTTATTATGAGAGTGATGGCCACCGTTTTTATCACTATGTGGCTCAGAATGCTAGTATCCCAGTAGCTTCTCATCTTTCTGATATGGAAGTAGGCAAGAAATATTATTCGGCAGATGGCCTGCATTTTGATGGTTTTAAGCTTGAAAATCCCTTCCTTTTCAAAGATTTGACAGAGGCTACAAACTATAGTGCTGAAGACTTGGATAAGGTATTTAGTTTGCTAAACATTAACAATAGCCTCCTGGAAAATAAGGGAGCTACCTTTAAGGAAGCCGAAGAACATTACCATATCAATGCCCTCTATCTCCTTGCTCATAGTGCCTTAGAAAGCGACTGGGGACGAAGTAAGATTGCCAAAGATAAGAATAATTTCTTTGGAATTACAGCCTATGATACGACTCCTTACCTTTCTGCCAAGACATTTGATGATGTGGATAAGGGAATTTTAGGTGCAACCAAGTGGATTAAGGAAAATTATATCGATAGGGGCAGAACTTTCCTTGGAAACAAGGCGTCTGGTATGAATGTGGAATATGCCTCAGACCCTTATTGGGGCGAAAAAATTGCTAGTGTGATGATGAAAATCAATGAGAAACTAGGTGGTAAAGATTAG